From a single Bryobacter aggregatus MPL3 genomic region:
- a CDS encoding thiamine phosphate synthase yields MTRHCITEGLGPVPSGASVVQLRAKGLSDREVLRRALLLRASFAGTLLINERFDLCLVAGADGVHLPSNRIAPYRLTKRYGLLVGVSCHSIEDVKRAEGEGADYVYLSPIFESLSKPGYGPALGLEVLAEAVRAVRIPVIALGGVNAQNEAACRQSGAAGIAGISYFGNDMPGSTKA; encoded by the coding sequence TTGACGCGGCATTGCATCACCGAAGGTTTGGGGCCTGTGCCTTCAGGCGCGAGCGTGGTGCAACTGCGGGCCAAGGGTTTGAGCGATAGGGAAGTGTTGCGGCGGGCCCTGTTGCTGCGCGCGAGTTTTGCCGGGACCTTGCTGATCAATGAACGCTTTGACCTGTGCCTGGTTGCGGGCGCTGATGGGGTGCATCTGCCTTCAAATCGGATTGCGCCTTACCGGCTGACAAAGCGCTATGGCTTGCTGGTGGGCGTCTCCTGCCATTCGATTGAGGATGTGAAGCGGGCCGAGGGGGAGGGCGCGGATTATGTGTATCTAAGCCCGATTTTCGAGAGCCTGTCAAAACCCGGCTATGGGCCTGCCTTGGGTCTCGAAGTGCTGGCTGAGGCGGTGCGGGCGGTGCGGATTCCCGTGATCGCCTTGGGCGGCGTAAACGCGCAGAATGAGGCGGCCTGCCGGCAGTCAGGAGCCGCCGGCATCGCGGGCATCTCTTATTTTGGTAACGATATGCCTGGCTCCACCAAGGCTTAG
- a CDS encoding Gfo/Idh/MocA family protein has protein sequence MTRRTAIYLSTPLWAQSSTRYRTAIIGAGWWGNNILRCAMEAGQSQVVGICDVDEAALDATEAEMRKLSSDTPRRYRDYREMLAKEKPEICIVATPDHWHALAAIAAMKAGAHVYVEKPISHTLKEGSAMVRTARATQRMVQVGTHRRMSPHCISGMEFLKSGKVGKIGMVRAFVGSPGGAGVKTPDSPTPKGLDWDSWCGPAPLRPFNKAIHPKGFRQFMDFANGTIGDWGIHWFDQMLWWTEEKYPKKVYATGGRLIRQDSTDAPDTLIAAFEFEGFRADWEHRLYANNNAEKAAIGCYFYGTEGTFHMGWRDGWTFYPSDPKKQSIHVDPKLNDPDGQNIKELWRDFLDAIRDKRLPACDIEKGHRATAMSLLAVASWRHGRSLEWDGEKEVILHDPAANKFLARDYRKGYEYPK, from the coding sequence ATGACGAGAAGAACCGCGATCTATTTGTCCACTCCGCTATGGGCGCAATCGAGCACCCGCTACCGCACCGCAATCATTGGTGCAGGCTGGTGGGGCAACAACATTCTGCGTTGTGCCATGGAGGCCGGACAGTCTCAAGTTGTGGGCATCTGCGACGTCGATGAAGCCGCTCTCGATGCCACGGAAGCCGAGATGCGCAAGCTCAGTAGCGACACGCCCAGGCGCTACCGCGACTACCGCGAGATGCTCGCCAAAGAGAAGCCGGAGATCTGCATCGTCGCCACCCCAGACCACTGGCACGCCCTCGCCGCCATTGCCGCGATGAAGGCCGGCGCGCATGTCTATGTCGAGAAGCCCATCAGCCACACCCTCAAGGAAGGCAGCGCGATGGTGCGCACCGCCCGTGCCACCCAGCGCATGGTGCAAGTGGGCACCCACCGCCGCATGTCGCCCCATTGCATCTCGGGCATGGAATTCCTCAAGAGCGGCAAGGTCGGCAAGATTGGCATGGTGCGCGCCTTCGTCGGCAGCCCTGGCGGCGCGGGCGTCAAAACACCAGACTCCCCAACGCCGAAGGGTCTCGATTGGGACAGCTGGTGCGGCCCCGCGCCGCTGCGCCCCTTCAACAAAGCGATCCATCCGAAAGGCTTCCGCCAGTTCATGGATTTCGCCAACGGCACCATCGGCGACTGGGGCATCCACTGGTTCGACCAGATGCTCTGGTGGACCGAGGAGAAATACCCGAAGAAGGTCTACGCGACAGGCGGCCGCCTCATCCGTCAGGACTCCACCGACGCCCCCGACACCCTCATCGCCGCCTTTGAATTTGAAGGCTTCCGTGCCGATTGGGAACATCGTCTCTACGCAAACAACAATGCCGAAAAGGCTGCCATCGGCTGCTACTTCTACGGCACCGAAGGCACCTTCCACATGGGCTGGCGTGACGGCTGGACCTTCTACCCCTCAGACCCGAAAAAGCAGAGCATCCACGTCGACCCGAAACTGAACGATCCCGACGGGCAGAACATCAAGGAGCTCTGGCGCGACTTCCTCGATGCGATTCGCGACAAACGGCTGCCCGCCTGCGACATCGAAAAAGGCCATCGTGCAACGGCCATGAGCCTGCTCGCCGTCGCTTCCTGGCGCCACGGACGCAGCCTTGAATGGGATGGGGAGAAAGAAGTGATCCTGCACGACCCGGCGGCAAACAAGTTCCTCGCCCGCGACTACCGCAAAGGCTACGAATACCCGAAGTAA
- the lpxD gene encoding UDP-3-O-(3-hydroxymyristoyl)glucosamine N-acyltransferase produces the protein MRVRELAENLKLSFEGDGEIEILGAAELERATSGELSFVAARKFWPMAQSSAAGCLIVTMDYPSGDRTLIRANEPRSAFAHSLQLLFPPQGPTGIHPSAVLEADVELGANVSIGAHCTIGKGVKIGDNSIIHPHVTIYAGVEIGARAVIHSGCVLGADGFGFVLVEGRYRKFPQVGRVRIGDDVEIGANSCIDRAALGVTLIGSGVKIDNLVHIAHNCQIGENVVIAAQTGLSGGVTVGAGAIIGGQVGIGDKARIEAGAVLGSGCGVLTSKIVRAGQPVWGTPARPLKEYLEQLALVARLPEMRKTLQSIAERQEEQASTPDNSDPTDAQSS, from the coding sequence ATGCGTGTTCGTGAGTTGGCGGAGAATCTGAAGCTGAGCTTTGAGGGCGATGGAGAAATAGAAATCCTGGGGGCCGCCGAGCTCGAGCGGGCCACGAGCGGCGAACTCTCCTTCGTCGCCGCCCGCAAGTTCTGGCCAATGGCGCAGAGTTCCGCCGCCGGCTGCCTCATCGTCACGATGGATTATCCCAGCGGCGATCGCACGTTGATCCGCGCAAACGAGCCGCGCAGCGCCTTCGCCCACTCGCTCCAGTTGCTCTTCCCGCCCCAAGGCCCCACCGGCATCCATCCGAGCGCTGTTCTTGAAGCCGATGTCGAACTCGGCGCCAACGTCTCAATCGGCGCCCACTGCACCATCGGCAAAGGCGTCAAAATCGGGGACAACAGCATCATCCACCCCCACGTCACCATCTATGCCGGTGTCGAGATCGGAGCCCGCGCGGTGATCCACTCTGGCTGTGTGCTCGGCGCCGATGGCTTCGGCTTCGTGCTGGTGGAGGGCCGCTACCGCAAGTTCCCGCAAGTGGGCCGGGTCCGCATCGGCGACGATGTCGAGATCGGCGCCAACTCCTGCATTGACCGAGCCGCGCTCGGGGTCACCCTCATCGGCAGCGGAGTCAAGATCGACAACCTCGTGCACATCGCCCACAACTGTCAAATTGGCGAAAACGTGGTCATTGCCGCCCAGACCGGTCTCTCAGGTGGCGTCACCGTAGGAGCCGGCGCAATCATCGGCGGGCAGGTGGGCATTGGCGATAAGGCGCGCATCGAAGCAGGCGCTGTATTGGGCTCGGGCTGCGGCGTACTCACCTCAAAGATTGTGCGCGCCGGGCAGCCTGTCTGGGGCACCCCGGCACGGCCGCTTAAAGAATACCTGGAGCAGTTGGCTCTCGTTGCTCGTCTGCCAGAAATGCGGAAAACTCTGCAGTCAATTGCGGAGCGGCAGGAAGAGCAAGCGTCAACTCCAGACAACTCGGATCCGACAGACGCACAATCAAGCTAG
- the lpxA gene encoding acyl-ACP--UDP-N-acetylglucosamine O-acyltransferase encodes MPIDPGALVAPTARIHPDATIGPGCVVGEYCIIEQDVTLGPRCILEPYVYLKRWTSLGEGNEISASTVLGTDPLDKNFRGERSYLRIGNHNKIREHFTISRATKPEASTVIGDHNFIMTSGHIAHDCQLGSHIVVASCTLLAGYVEVGDRAFLSGGVVVHQYSRIGRLVMVGGNTRVNSDLAPFFLYSNFDVAVEGVNTVGLRRAGFDAAERQVVKDCYRLLFRSGLKKDEACAGLEALAHPIGAELASFVRSSQRGIARPAA; translated from the coding sequence ATGCCCATAGACCCGGGTGCTTTGGTTGCACCCACGGCAAGAATTCATCCCGATGCGACGATTGGCCCCGGTTGCGTGGTGGGAGAGTACTGCATCATTGAACAGGATGTGACGCTTGGCCCGCGCTGCATTCTCGAACCTTACGTGTATTTGAAGCGCTGGACGAGCCTTGGGGAAGGCAATGAAATCAGTGCTTCGACCGTGCTGGGGACTGATCCGCTCGATAAGAACTTTCGCGGCGAGCGCAGCTATTTGCGGATTGGCAATCACAACAAGATTCGCGAGCATTTTACGATTTCGCGGGCGACTAAGCCCGAGGCGAGTACGGTGATTGGCGATCACAACTTCATCATGACCTCGGGGCACATCGCGCATGATTGCCAGTTGGGAAGCCACATCGTGGTGGCGAGCTGTACCCTGCTGGCCGGTTATGTCGAGGTAGGGGATCGGGCTTTTCTGTCGGGAGGCGTCGTGGTGCACCAGTATTCGCGGATTGGACGGCTGGTGATGGTGGGGGGCAATACGCGAGTGAATTCTGATTTGGCTCCGTTTTTCTTGTATTCGAATTTCGATGTTGCTGTTGAGGGCGTAAACACGGTGGGGCTGCGGCGGGCTGGTTTTGATGCCGCCGAGCGGCAGGTGGTGAAGGACTGCTACCGGCTGCTGTTCCGGAGCGGGCTGAAGAAGGACGAGGCTTGTGCGGGTCTGGAGGCGCTTGCGCATCCGATTGGGGCGGAATTGGCTTCGTTTGTGCGATCGAGCCAGCGCGGAATTGCCCGTCCGGCGGCGTGA
- a CDS encoding CotH kinase family protein, with protein MHSNRLSILMLMVLSAVSGLTQSQANVFLDDSTIQVIHLTMDPADLATLQQNYTLNTYYPATFAWNGQSLQVGVRSHGGGSRSPVKPNLDVNFTKYVKKQDFLGLTFFLLKANNEDPSNLHEWLSMKLFRKMGLPAPREAPAQVYLNNQLLGFYFIVEHEDESYLQRNFGESGGYLYEWQQNGVYEFNNLGTDPTLYAPLVDLKTSQAAPDLANLINLVQLINQPATSLTDDQFASALSQFMNPALFLAHIAVESVLAEEDGICGGIVGMNNFFLYQFQNSTLYQFLAWDKDLTFSDPNRDIFFGITNGSNINLLAQRLVGIPRYRTMYLNSLAKAQTLFGGTGGWADVELTREYALIHDAAVNDPNKQCATSNGLIPCGVTDFETGAQWLHTYVAGRYPMVMSSLASAGYVATPADPQIAAGGIAAWGGTAAVSPGGLTTVNGLDLGSNLQPTNGPVRLLGNTFVAVNGVRAPLFSTTPTQVQFQVPADVPLGTANVVVWNGNDLSNSVDVSVLAATPDILGVIHADGTTLSSARPMLPGETLSIYAAGLGILNQNVAIGAAGPTDVLATTLLTPQVMADATPLSIQFSGLAPGFVGLYQVNAMAPTSLSAPLAPRVVLLTQGGQSASWTVGSVGASVSSKLHGVQLTGAR; from the coding sequence GTGCATTCCAACCGGTTGTCCATTTTGATGCTGATGGTTCTCTCCGCTGTCTCTGGCCTCACGCAAAGTCAGGCGAATGTGTTTCTCGATGATTCTACGATTCAGGTGATCCATTTGACGATGGATCCTGCAGACTTGGCAACGCTGCAGCAGAATTACACCCTGAATACTTACTACCCTGCGACCTTTGCCTGGAACGGGCAGTCGCTCCAGGTGGGGGTCCGGTCGCACGGAGGAGGCAGCCGCAGTCCGGTGAAGCCGAATCTGGATGTGAACTTCACGAAGTATGTGAAAAAACAGGACTTTCTGGGGTTGACCTTTTTCCTGCTGAAGGCGAATAATGAGGACCCTTCCAATCTGCATGAATGGCTCTCGATGAAGCTGTTCCGCAAGATGGGTTTGCCCGCCCCACGAGAAGCGCCGGCGCAGGTTTATCTCAATAACCAGTTGCTGGGTTTCTACTTCATCGTGGAGCACGAAGATGAGAGCTATCTGCAGCGGAACTTCGGGGAGAGTGGTGGCTATCTTTATGAGTGGCAGCAGAATGGAGTTTACGAGTTTAATAACCTCGGGACCGACCCTACTCTCTATGCGCCGCTTGTCGATCTGAAGACGAGCCAGGCGGCTCCGGATCTGGCGAATCTGATCAATCTGGTGCAACTGATCAATCAGCCAGCGACGAGCCTGACTGATGATCAGTTTGCGAGCGCTTTGTCGCAATTCATGAATCCCGCATTGTTTCTGGCTCACATTGCCGTGGAGTCGGTTCTCGCTGAGGAGGATGGGATCTGTGGCGGCATTGTCGGGATGAACAATTTCTTCCTCTACCAGTTCCAGAATTCAACTCTCTATCAGTTTCTGGCCTGGGATAAGGATCTGACTTTCTCTGATCCGAATCGCGATATTTTCTTCGGCATCACGAACGGATCGAACATCAATCTGCTGGCGCAGCGCCTGGTGGGGATTCCCCGCTACCGCACGATGTATCTGAATTCGCTGGCCAAGGCTCAAACGCTGTTTGGCGGCACTGGCGGGTGGGCTGATGTTGAACTGACCCGTGAGTATGCGCTGATCCATGATGCGGCGGTGAACGACCCGAACAAGCAATGTGCCACGTCCAATGGCCTGATCCCTTGTGGTGTGACGGACTTTGAAACAGGCGCACAGTGGCTGCATACCTATGTGGCGGGGCGCTATCCGATGGTCATGTCTTCACTGGCGTCTGCTGGCTATGTGGCCACTCCCGCCGATCCGCAGATTGCCGCAGGAGGGATAGCCGCCTGGGGAGGCACAGCGGCGGTGTCGCCCGGCGGACTGACCACGGTAAACGGTCTTGATTTGGGAAGCAACCTGCAGCCCACGAATGGCCCCGTGCGTTTGCTGGGGAACACTTTTGTTGCCGTGAATGGCGTGCGTGCGCCGCTGTTCTCAACGACCCCGACTCAGGTGCAGTTTCAAGTTCCTGCTGATGTTCCGCTTGGAACGGCGAATGTTGTGGTGTGGAATGGAAACGACCTGAGCAATAGCGTAGATGTCTCTGTACTGGCGGCGACGCCGGATATTCTGGGAGTGATTCATGCGGATGGAACGACCCTTTCTTCGGCTCGTCCGATGCTGCCTGGGGAGACCTTGTCGATCTATGCGGCGGGGTTGGGGATTCTGAATCAGAATGTCGCGATTGGCGCGGCGGGTCCCACGGATGTTTTGGCGACCACGTTGTTGACTCCGCAGGTGATGGCCGATGCGACGCCGCTTTCGATTCAGTTCTCAGGGTTGGCTCCTGGCTTTGTCGGCTTGTATCAAGTGAATGCGATGGCGCCTACGAGTTTGAGTGCACCACTGGCTCCCCGTGTGGTTCTATTGACGCAAGGCGGACAGTCGGCGTCGTGGACTGTCGGATCGGTGGGGGCCAGCGTATCCTCAAAACTGCACGGAGTGCAACTGACCGGGGCGCGTTAG
- a CDS encoding metallophosphoesterase codes for MLIQNRIRCFALQVTLLASLGISPLAFGVTLVRSPYLQNVQQDHASILWTTREPGVATVSFTDGRSVQTVRAKSREFSPEETGMPDVFYQHEADLTALQPGVNYQYMVLVNDVPLSPSLSNNQALHFMTAGPGRFSFLVLGDSGSGSPEQLQLAGRLNAEQGISLVIHTGDLAYENGTFAQFDDRYFAPYRALMGRLPFFPTPGNHEYYTQRAAPYLAVNAFPDNGGPAEDRGRYYSFDWGDAHFVSLDSNLLRMDASERMLQWLEEDLKGTGKFWKIVFFHHTPYPSGYHLDDPICAAAKEKVVPILDRYGVQLVLNGHEHSYQRTVSLVNSQPVSNGGGTVYINSSGGGAWLQPIGEVSETAVSLHLHNYLRVDLDGVGLTVRALGITGTELDKVVLAPVPVIQSVANGGDFSTKVAGGSWIAIFGQNLAQSAGIAAGLPETTLNGTSVRLGGRSLPLSYVSPQQINAHLPFDALGPELLTVHTANGSSTKELDVVAVAPAIFAVLQGAQLVTANQPATAGETILVLGTGLGAVAGELAPGAPAPSPAVAVLYPVLVHVDGQVLTPTFAGLFPGIVGLYEVIVPLPKTISLGQTLLQLEVDGAKSNPVLISIVAGN; via the coding sequence ATGCTGATCCAAAACCGAATTCGTTGCTTTGCGCTGCAGGTGACGCTGCTTGCTTCGCTGGGCATCTCCCCGCTTGCTTTTGGGGTGACACTCGTTCGCAGCCCCTACTTGCAGAATGTCCAGCAAGACCATGCTTCAATCCTTTGGACGACCCGTGAGCCGGGGGTAGCCACGGTGAGTTTTACCGATGGACGGAGCGTCCAGACGGTGAGGGCGAAAAGCCGGGAGTTTTCGCCGGAAGAAACAGGGATGCCGGATGTCTTCTATCAACATGAAGCAGACCTGACGGCGCTGCAACCCGGGGTGAACTATCAGTACATGGTGCTGGTGAATGATGTGCCGTTGAGTCCGTCTTTGTCGAATAACCAAGCGCTCCATTTCATGACTGCCGGGCCGGGGCGCTTCTCTTTTCTTGTGCTGGGAGATAGCGGATCTGGCTCGCCGGAGCAATTGCAACTAGCGGGCCGCCTGAATGCGGAGCAAGGGATTTCGCTTGTGATTCATACAGGCGATCTTGCCTATGAGAATGGGACCTTTGCGCAGTTTGACGATCGATACTTTGCTCCCTACCGGGCCCTGATGGGCCGCCTGCCTTTCTTTCCGACGCCCGGAAATCACGAATACTACACGCAGCGTGCGGCTCCTTATCTGGCCGTGAATGCATTCCCCGATAACGGGGGACCGGCCGAGGATCGGGGCCGTTATTACTCCTTTGATTGGGGCGACGCCCATTTTGTGTCGCTCGATTCGAACCTGCTTCGTATGGATGCTTCCGAAAGGATGCTCCAATGGCTGGAAGAGGATCTGAAGGGAACTGGAAAGTTCTGGAAGATTGTCTTCTTCCATCACACCCCCTATCCGAGCGGGTATCACCTCGATGATCCGATCTGTGCCGCCGCCAAGGAGAAGGTGGTGCCGATTCTAGACCGCTACGGAGTGCAACTGGTGCTGAATGGGCATGAGCATAGCTACCAGCGCACCGTCTCTCTGGTGAATAGCCAGCCTGTTTCGAATGGCGGTGGAACTGTCTATATCAACAGCAGTGGGGGCGGGGCATGGCTGCAGCCGATTGGAGAGGTGTCCGAGACGGCAGTGTCGCTGCATCTCCACAACTACTTGCGCGTGGATCTGGACGGTGTTGGGTTGACGGTGAGAGCGCTGGGGATCACAGGGACGGAGCTGGACAAGGTAGTGCTCGCGCCAGTGCCGGTCATCCAAAGCGTGGCGAACGGAGGTGATTTCAGCACGAAGGTGGCAGGAGGATCCTGGATTGCGATCTTTGGACAGAATCTGGCGCAGAGCGCAGGAATCGCTGCTGGATTGCCTGAGACGACCTTGAACGGGACCAGCGTCCGGCTCGGAGGGCGTTCCTTGCCATTGAGTTATGTCTCCCCGCAGCAGATTAATGCACATCTCCCCTTTGATGCGCTGGGGCCGGAATTGCTCACGGTGCATACGGCAAACGGAAGTTCGACGAAAGAGCTGGACGTGGTGGCTGTAGCTCCGGCGATCTTCGCCGTGTTGCAGGGGGCTCAACTGGTTACGGCAAATCAGCCTGCGACGGCCGGTGAGACCATCCTGGTGCTGGGGACAGGATTGGGTGCTGTGGCGGGAGAACTGGCTCCGGGTGCCCCTGCGCCCAGTCCGGCCGTGGCGGTGTTGTATCCCGTGCTGGTTCATGTGGATGGCCAGGTGCTCACGCCGACTTTTGCCGGCCTGTTTCCTGGCATTGTCGGGTTGTATGAAGTGATTGTGCCGTTGCCGAAGACGATCTCCTTGGGGCAGACGCTGCTGCAACTGGAAGTGGATGGCGCCAAGAGCAATCCGGTACTGATCTCCATTGTGGCGGGAAACTGA
- the carB gene encoding carbamoyl-phosphate synthase large subunit, which translates to MPRRTDLKKILIVGSGPIVIGQACEFDYSGTQACKALRDDGFEVVLINSNPATIMTDPDLADATYVEPLTVEFATEVIKKERPDALLSTVGGQTGLNLAIALAEAGVLEQYGVELIGAKVESIKKAEDRLLFKDAMRKIGLDLPESRLITRVEDGLAFAQEIGYPLILRPSFTLGGTGGGIAYNTEELIEILERGLDLSPVHEVLAEESMLGWKEYEMEVIRDLADNAIIVCSIENFDPMGVHTGDSITVAPAQTLTDREYQMMRDASLACLREIGVDTGGSNVQFAINPANGRMIIIEMNPRVSRSSALASKATGFPIAKIAAKLAVGYRLDELKNDITRVTPACFEPTIDYVVVKIPRWQFEKFPGSSPALGTQMKSVGEVMSIGRTFRQSLGKALRSLETGKSEKAEVYDETLIRQRLITPNPDRLNYIRFAFSLGWTIEQVQELTAIDPWFLRQVKDVVDEEQSLKGKTLASLDARTLRQVKRDGISDAYIAKATGSTPDEVRAYRKEAGVAAVFNRVDTCAAEFESFTPYLYSSYESECEAQPSSRKKVMILGSGPNRIGQGIEFDYCCCHAAYALGDFDHESIMVNCNPETVSTDYDTSDRLYFEPLTLEEVLNIYDTEKPDGAIVQFGGQTPLNLALSLKRHGVPIIGTQPENIDLAEDRKLFAKLLDDLKIPSPENGTATSVEEACEVARRIGYPVLVRPSFVLGGRAMVIAYDEDMVRRYMQEAVHFSQDRPVLIDRFLEDALEVDVDCLSDSNDVLIAGIMEHIEEAGIHSGDSSCVLPPTSIAPAELKTIEDYTVNLARALQVVGLMNVQYAIKDGKVYVIEVNPRASRTVPYVSKATGIALPKVAVGLMLGKTLKELSSLTGGRTSGVLTVSKFFVKSPVLPFHKFPGVDPVLGPEMRSTGEVMGVGETFGEAFGKAQLSAGIPLPASGTIFISVNDRHKPDAVAIASKLKEFGFQFVATRGTANALKAAGIPSKVIYKVNEGRPNAVDLMKTGSVQLAIYTTMGSVSFGDEKAIRRAAIQYRVPCITTMSAAKAAAEAMVSKQDTPARVWSLQEIHRKASA; encoded by the coding sequence ATGCCCCGTAGAACAGACCTCAAGAAGATCCTCATCGTGGGCTCCGGCCCCATCGTCATCGGCCAGGCCTGCGAGTTTGATTACTCCGGCACCCAGGCCTGTAAGGCTCTTCGCGACGACGGCTTTGAAGTCGTCCTCATCAATTCCAATCCGGCAACAATCATGACCGACCCCGACTTGGCCGACGCCACCTACGTCGAGCCGCTCACCGTCGAGTTCGCCACCGAAGTCATCAAGAAGGAACGCCCCGACGCCCTGCTCTCCACCGTCGGTGGCCAAACCGGCCTCAACCTCGCCATCGCCCTCGCCGAAGCGGGCGTTCTCGAACAATACGGCGTCGAGTTGATCGGCGCCAAGGTCGAAAGCATCAAGAAGGCCGAAGACCGCCTGCTCTTCAAAGACGCAATGCGCAAGATCGGCCTCGATCTGCCCGAATCCCGTCTCATCACCCGCGTCGAAGACGGTCTCGCCTTCGCTCAGGAAATCGGCTATCCGCTCATCCTCCGCCCCAGCTTCACCCTCGGCGGCACCGGCGGCGGCATTGCCTACAACACCGAAGAGCTGATCGAAATTCTCGAGCGCGGCCTCGACCTCTCCCCCGTTCACGAAGTGCTCGCTGAAGAGAGCATGCTCGGCTGGAAAGAGTACGAGATGGAGGTCATCCGCGACCTCGCCGACAACGCCATCATCGTCTGCTCCATCGAAAACTTCGACCCGATGGGCGTCCACACCGGCGACTCGATCACCGTCGCGCCGGCCCAGACCCTCACCGACCGCGAATACCAGATGATGCGCGACGCCTCGCTCGCCTGTCTGCGCGAGATTGGCGTCGACACCGGCGGCTCTAACGTCCAGTTCGCCATCAACCCCGCCAACGGGCGCATGATCATCATCGAGATGAACCCCCGCGTCAGCCGCAGTTCGGCCTTGGCCTCGAAGGCCACCGGCTTCCCGATTGCGAAGATCGCCGCCAAGCTCGCCGTCGGCTACCGTCTCGACGAGCTCAAAAACGACATCACCCGCGTCACCCCAGCCTGCTTTGAGCCCACCATCGACTACGTCGTGGTGAAAATCCCCCGCTGGCAGTTTGAAAAATTCCCTGGCTCCTCCCCTGCCCTCGGTACGCAGATGAAGAGCGTCGGTGAAGTCATGTCGATCGGCCGTACCTTCCGGCAGAGTCTCGGCAAGGCCCTGCGCTCGCTCGAAACGGGCAAGAGCGAGAAGGCAGAAGTCTACGACGAGACGTTGATCCGCCAACGCCTGATCACCCCCAATCCCGACCGGCTCAATTACATCCGCTTCGCCTTCTCCCTCGGATGGACGATCGAGCAAGTCCAGGAACTCACGGCCATCGATCCCTGGTTCCTCCGCCAGGTCAAGGACGTCGTCGACGAAGAACAATCGCTCAAGGGCAAGACCCTGGCGAGCCTCGACGCCCGTACCCTGCGGCAGGTCAAGCGCGACGGCATCTCTGATGCCTACATCGCCAAGGCCACCGGCAGCACCCCGGACGAAGTGCGCGCATACCGTAAAGAAGCCGGAGTCGCCGCCGTCTTCAATCGCGTCGACACCTGCGCCGCCGAATTCGAGAGCTTCACGCCTTATCTCTATTCGAGCTACGAGAGCGAATGCGAAGCCCAGCCCAGCTCGCGCAAGAAGGTCATGATTCTCGGCTCCGGCCCCAACCGTATCGGACAAGGCATCGAGTTCGACTACTGCTGCTGTCACGCCGCTTACGCGCTTGGCGACTTTGACCACGAGAGCATCATGGTCAACTGCAACCCGGAGACCGTCTCAACGGACTACGACACCTCCGACCGCCTCTACTTCGAGCCGCTCACGCTTGAAGAAGTGCTGAACATTTACGATACCGAGAAGCCCGATGGCGCCATCGTCCAGTTCGGCGGCCAAACTCCGCTGAACCTCGCTCTCAGCCTCAAGCGCCACGGTGTCCCGATCATCGGCACCCAGCCTGAGAACATCGACCTCGCCGAAGACCGCAAGCTCTTCGCCAAGCTGCTCGACGATCTCAAAATCCCCTCGCCTGAAAACGGCACGGCCACCAGCGTTGAGGAAGCCTGTGAAGTGGCCCGCCGCATCGGCTACCCGGTGCTCGTGCGCCCCAGCTTCGTGCTCGGCGGCCGCGCCATGGTCATCGCCTACGACGAAGACATGGTCCGCCGCTACATGCAGGAAGCCGTCCACTTCTCGCAGGACCGTCCTGTCCTCATCGATCGCTTCCTTGAAGATGCGCTCGAGGTCGACGTCGATTGCCTCAGCGATAGCAACGACGTGCTGATCGCAGGCATCATGGAGCACATCGAAGAAGCCGGCATCCACTCCGGCGATTCCAGTTGCGTCCTGCCGCCCACCAGTATTGCGCCCGCCGAGCTCAAGACCATCGAAGACTATACCGTCAATCTCGCCCGCGCCTTGCAGGTGGTGGGTCTGATGAACGTCCAGTACGCGATTAAGGATGGCAAGGTCTACGTTATCGAAGTGAATCCGCGTGCCTCGCGCACCGTGCCCTACGTCAGCAAAGCCACCGGCATCGCCCTCCCCAAGGTTGCCGTCGGCCTGATGCTTGGCAAGACTCTCAAGGAACTCTCTAGCCTCACCGGCGGCCGCACCAGCGGCGTCCTAACGGTCTCGAAGTTCTTCGTCAAGAGCCCGGTTCTCCCCTTCCATAAGTTCCCGGGAGTCGATCCGGTGCTTGGTCCAGAGATGCGCTCTACTGGCGAAGTCATGGGCGTCGGCGAAACCTTTGGCGAAGCCTTCGGCAAGGCCCAGCTCAGCGCCGGAATCCCCCTGCCCGCCAGCGGCACCATCTTCATCAGCGTCAACGACCGGCACAAGCCCGACGCCGTTGCCATCGCCAGCAAGCTGAAGGAATTCGGCTTCCAGTTCGTCGCCACACGCGGCACCGCCAACGCCCTCAAGGCCGCCGGCATCCCCTCCAAGGTCATCTATAAGGTGAATGAAGGCCGTCCCAATGCGGTCGATCTCATGAAGACCGGCAGCGTCCAACTGGCAATCTACACCACCATGGGCAGCGTCAGCTTTGGCGATGAGAAGGCCATCCGCCGTGCCGCCATCCAGTACCGTGTCCCTTGCATCACCACCATGTCGGCAGCAAAGGCCGCAGCAGAAGCGATGGTGTCCAAGCAGGACACGCCCGCTCGCGTCTGGAGCCTGCAGGAGATCCACCGGAAAGCATCCGCGTAG